In Micromonospora sp. NBC_01813, the following are encoded in one genomic region:
- a CDS encoding alpha/beta fold hydrolase — translation MAQRGGAAGRVDESCVLDKGPWEHRYVGANGSRFHVVEAGAGPLVLFLHGFPEFWWAWHEMLPAVADAGYRAVAVDMRGFGASDKPPRGYDGYTLAADVTGMIRALGERSATIVGAGFGGMVGWTTAAFHPRMVRRLVVIGAAHPLRLRSAIFADPRGQFVASTPSLRFQLPRYEHLLTRDDAAMVGGFLRQWGGPAWTTGSRFAEYEQRCRTAMQIPQASFCALEAHRWAFRSLLRLHGYRFVKLLQEPLVTPTLQLHGALDPAVLPRTAQGSGRYVIAPYEWRLLDAVGHFPHVESPELVLGEVLRWAKS, via the coding sequence ATGGCGCAACGCGGCGGGGCAGCTGGTCGGGTGGACGAGTCCTGCGTACTCGACAAGGGCCCCTGGGAGCATCGGTACGTCGGCGCCAACGGCAGCCGGTTCCACGTCGTCGAGGCGGGCGCCGGCCCGCTGGTTCTGTTCCTGCACGGGTTCCCGGAGTTCTGGTGGGCGTGGCACGAGATGCTCCCGGCGGTCGCCGACGCCGGCTACCGGGCCGTGGCGGTGGACATGCGTGGTTTCGGGGCCAGCGACAAGCCGCCTCGCGGCTACGACGGTTACACCTTGGCGGCCGATGTCACCGGCATGATCCGAGCACTCGGCGAGCGCTCGGCCACGATCGTCGGCGCCGGATTCGGCGGGATGGTCGGCTGGACCACCGCCGCGTTCCATCCCCGGATGGTGCGCCGGTTGGTGGTCATCGGCGCCGCGCATCCGCTGCGCCTGCGATCGGCGATCTTCGCCGATCCCCGGGGGCAGTTCGTCGCTTCCACCCCGTCGCTGCGTTTTCAGCTGCCCCGCTACGAACACCTGCTGACCCGCGACGACGCGGCGATGGTCGGTGGCTTCCTGCGACAGTGGGGTGGACCGGCCTGGACGACCGGCTCCCGGTTCGCCGAGTACGAACAGCGGTGCCGGACGGCGATGCAGATCCCGCAGGCATCGTTCTGCGCGTTGGAAGCACACCGCTGGGCGTTCCGCTCGCTGTTGCGGCTACACGGCTACCGCTTCGTCAAGCTGCTGCAGGAGCCGCTCGTGACGCCGACACTGCAGCTGCACGGCGCGCTCGACCCGGCGGTGCTGCCGCGGACCGCCCAAGGTTCGGGGCGGTACGTCATCGCTCCGTACGAGTGGCGGCTACTGGACGCGGTCGGGCATTTTCCGCACGTCGAGTCGCCCGAGTTGGTCCTCGGCGAGGTGCTGCGCTGGGCGAAGAGCTGA
- a CDS encoding C45 family peptidase encodes MVDDDAARDRPETTDTPAPVISVSGTPAECGAGYGVAAAGLVADNLERYLRRFRDEAGLSRAAVRIAGSTFRSASHAAHPRVAEMLDGLAEGAGVAVDEIYALNARTELLYGARPDGADGGCTAAGVLGTRTRDGHLLLGQNWDWHPDQRDTMVLLRTVDEHGAVVLTLAEAGMLAKTGLNSAGLGVCVNMLGSDRDGLAAGRAPGVPYHVLLRAVLEAGSLGQASRVACRTTRNASINLLLGQAGPYGGELLDLEVVPGDVGWLHPTDGILTHANHLESALSVRDTMKNFGGSSLFRAARARRLLVDRADRAPVDLADLADVFHDHLGLPLAICRHLDERDAPVDQGETVFSVLLDLDSRRLGLAAGPPCRHEYQWFELTDVTG; translated from the coding sequence ATGGTTGACGACGACGCTGCCCGGGACCGACCGGAGACCACCGATACCCCCGCACCCGTGATCAGTGTGTCCGGGACACCGGCCGAGTGCGGTGCCGGATACGGCGTGGCAGCAGCCGGGCTGGTCGCCGACAACCTCGAGCGGTACCTGCGGAGGTTCCGCGACGAGGCGGGGCTGAGCCGGGCGGCGGTGCGGATCGCCGGCAGTACGTTCCGCAGCGCCAGCCACGCGGCGCACCCCAGGGTGGCCGAGATGCTGGACGGCCTGGCCGAGGGCGCCGGGGTCGCCGTCGACGAGATCTACGCGCTGAACGCCCGTACCGAACTGTTGTACGGAGCGCGGCCGGACGGCGCCGACGGCGGCTGTACGGCCGCTGGCGTGCTCGGCACCCGTACCCGCGACGGGCATCTGCTGCTCGGCCAGAACTGGGACTGGCACCCCGACCAGCGGGACACCATGGTGTTGCTGCGGACGGTGGACGAGCACGGTGCCGTGGTGCTCACCCTCGCCGAGGCCGGCATGCTGGCCAAGACCGGCCTGAACTCGGCCGGGCTGGGTGTCTGCGTCAACATGCTCGGCAGCGACCGGGACGGGCTGGCCGCCGGCCGGGCACCAGGAGTGCCGTACCACGTGTTGCTGCGCGCGGTGCTCGAAGCCGGCAGCCTCGGCCAGGCGTCCCGGGTGGCGTGCCGCACCACCCGCAACGCGTCGATCAACCTGCTGCTCGGTCAGGCCGGCCCGTACGGTGGCGAGCTGCTCGACCTGGAGGTGGTGCCCGGCGACGTCGGCTGGCTGCACCCGACCGACGGCATCCTCACCCACGCCAATCACCTGGAGTCGGCGCTGTCGGTGCGGGACACGATGAAGAATTTCGGCGGGTCGTCGCTGTTCCGGGCGGCGCGGGCCCGCCGGCTGCTCGTCGACCGGGCCGACCGCGCGCCGGTGGACCTCGCCGACCTGGCCGACGTCTTCCACGACCATCTGGGTCTGCCGCTGGCGATCTGTCGACACCTCGACGAGCGGGACGCCCCGGTCGATCAGGGGGAAACGGTTTTCTCGGTCCTGCTCGACCTCGACAGCCGTCGGCTGGGGCTGGCCGCCGGGCCGCCCTGCCGGCACGAGTACCAGTGGTTCGAGCTGACCGACGTCACCGGATGA
- a CDS encoding immune inhibitor A domain-containing protein has protein sequence MGMLTVSLASGLSFALPATAMAAPPVDTPAAPAEAVAPSTDDLPNPLGEKRRQLRERAVSEVVSGRITPERRGVSTVAKVGQTPDTSDAGRAAGTTKAAKDQYVELERETTDRIFVILAEYGDERHPSYPDVDSNPGWPGPETFDGPLHNQIPEPDRSVNNSTVWQADYSAEHYRQLYFGAGEGVESVKTYFETQSSGRYSVDGTVTDWVKVRYNGARYGRDLCGGNVCSNVWQLVRDAANQWVVDQRALGRTDEEITTELREFDKWDRYDYDGDGDFNEPDGYLDHFQIVHAGHGQEDGDPWQGEDAIWSHRWYAFGTDAGLTGPADNPLGGTQIADTGLWIGDYTIQPENGGLSVFVHEYAHDLGLPDDYDTSGGGDNNNEHWTLMAQSRLGAATDQGIGERPGDLGAWNKLQLGWLDYEVVVAGQKRTLHLGPQEYNTKRAQAVVVVLPKKEVTTELGEPYAGDLQYFSGNSDDLNSTMTREFDLTGASTAALAMKARYDIEDDYDYLYFQASTDGGTSWTSLDGTINGNPFGTDGSGTPAIDSSTGGQWVDIAVPLDAYAGDAVLVRLLYRTDGAVAYGGFFGDEIVVTADGSPIFTDGAEGDGDWTLSGWSAVGASATGEFDNYYIAGHRSYVSYDRYLKTGPYFFGYGTTKPDLVDHYAYQEGLLISYWDTSQADNNTNVHPGEGRNLYIDSRPRPMYNLTGAPWRARVQVYDAPFSLTKADSFTLHVNSQPQYIRGQDAQPLFDDTKKYYFEELPNHGVKLPAIGVKIRVVEVDGTTMKIRIS, from the coding sequence GTGGGGATGCTCACCGTGTCGCTCGCCTCGGGACTGAGCTTTGCTCTACCCGCGACGGCGATGGCGGCACCGCCGGTGGACACACCGGCTGCTCCTGCCGAAGCCGTAGCCCCGAGCACCGACGACCTACCGAACCCGCTCGGCGAGAAGCGTCGCCAGCTGCGCGAACGTGCGGTCAGCGAAGTGGTCAGCGGGCGGATCACGCCGGAACGACGCGGCGTGAGCACCGTCGCCAAGGTCGGCCAGACACCCGACACCAGCGACGCCGGACGGGCCGCCGGCACCACCAAAGCCGCCAAGGACCAGTACGTCGAGCTGGAGCGCGAGACCACCGACCGGATCTTCGTGATCCTGGCCGAGTACGGCGACGAACGGCACCCCAGCTACCCGGACGTGGACAGCAACCCCGGCTGGCCCGGGCCGGAAACCTTCGACGGACCGCTGCACAACCAGATCCCCGAGCCGGACCGCTCGGTCAACAACAGCACCGTCTGGCAGGCCGACTACTCCGCCGAGCACTACCGGCAGCTCTACTTCGGAGCCGGCGAGGGTGTCGAGTCGGTCAAGACCTACTTCGAGACCCAGTCCTCCGGCCGGTACAGCGTGGACGGCACCGTCACCGACTGGGTGAAGGTCCGCTACAACGGTGCCCGCTACGGCCGCGACCTGTGCGGCGGCAACGTCTGCAGCAACGTCTGGCAGCTGGTCCGCGACGCCGCCAACCAGTGGGTCGTCGACCAGCGGGCACTCGGACGCACCGACGAGGAGATCACCACCGAGCTGCGCGAGTTCGACAAGTGGGACCGGTACGACTACGACGGTGACGGCGACTTCAACGAGCCCGACGGCTACCTCGACCACTTCCAGATCGTGCACGCCGGCCACGGCCAGGAGGACGGCGACCCGTGGCAGGGCGAGGACGCCATCTGGAGCCACCGCTGGTACGCCTTCGGCACCGACGCTGGGCTGACCGGCCCGGCCGACAACCCGCTCGGCGGCACCCAGATCGCCGACACCGGACTGTGGATCGGTGACTACACGATTCAGCCGGAGAACGGCGGCCTGAGCGTCTTCGTCCACGAATACGCCCACGACCTGGGCCTGCCGGACGACTACGACACCTCTGGCGGCGGCGACAACAACAACGAACACTGGACGTTGATGGCGCAGAGCCGGCTGGGCGCCGCCACCGACCAGGGCATCGGCGAACGCCCCGGCGACCTCGGTGCCTGGAACAAACTCCAGCTCGGCTGGCTGGACTACGAGGTCGTGGTGGCCGGCCAGAAACGCACCCTGCACCTCGGACCGCAGGAGTACAACACCAAGCGGGCCCAGGCGGTCGTGGTGGTGCTGCCGAAGAAGGAGGTCACCACCGAGCTCGGCGAGCCGTACGCGGGTGACCTGCAGTACTTCTCCGGCAACTCCGACGACCTGAACAGCACGATGACCAGGGAGTTCGACCTGACCGGCGCCTCGACCGCCGCGCTGGCCATGAAGGCGCGGTACGACATCGAGGACGACTACGACTACCTGTACTTCCAGGCGTCGACCGACGGCGGGACCAGCTGGACCTCGTTGGACGGCACGATCAACGGCAACCCGTTCGGCACCGACGGCAGCGGCACCCCGGCGATCGACAGCTCCACCGGTGGCCAGTGGGTGGACATCGCCGTCCCGCTGGACGCCTACGCCGGCGACGCCGTACTGGTCCGGCTGCTCTACCGCACCGACGGCGCGGTGGCGTACGGCGGCTTCTTCGGCGACGAGATCGTCGTGACCGCCGACGGGTCGCCCATCTTCACCGACGGTGCCGAAGGCGACGGCGACTGGACCCTCAGCGGCTGGTCGGCGGTGGGTGCGAGCGCCACCGGTGAGTTCGACAACTACTACATCGCCGGTCACCGCTCGTACGTCTCCTACGACCGTTACCTCAAGACCGGCCCGTACTTCTTCGGGTACGGCACCACCAAGCCGGACTTGGTGGACCACTACGCGTACCAGGAGGGTCTGCTGATCTCGTACTGGGACACCTCCCAGGCGGACAACAACACCAACGTGCATCCGGGTGAGGGTCGCAACCTCTACATCGACTCGCGGCCACGGCCGATGTACAACCTGACCGGCGCGCCGTGGCGGGCCCGGGTCCAGGTGTACGACGCGCCGTTCAGTCTGACCAAGGCCGACTCGTTCACGCTGCACGTCAACAGCCAGCCCCAGTACATCCGGGGCCAGGACGCGCAGCCGCTGTTCGACGACACCAAGAAGTACTACTTCGAGGAGTTGCCGAACCACGGGGTGAAGCTGCCCGCGATCGGCGTCAAGATCCGGGTGGTCGAGGTGGACGGCACCACCATGAAGATCCGGATTTCCTGA
- the acs gene encoding acetate--CoA ligase, translating into MSEALENLLQENRRFEPPAELAGAANVTAAAYDEAAGDRLAFWATQARRLHWAKEWDQVLDWSNPPFAKWFVGGQLNVAYNCLDRHVAAGIGDRVAIRWEGEPGDTRAITYAELHQMTCQAANTLTELGVTAGDRVAIYLPMIPEAAVAMLACARIGATHNVVFGGFSVDALSSRVQDASAKVIITADGGYRRGKPSALKPTVDEAVAKCPTVEHVLVVRRTGEEVAWTDKDHWWHETVEKADTAHEAQPFDAEQPLFILYTSGTTAKPKGILHTTGGYLTQASFTHHAVFDLKPETDVYWCTADIGWVTGHSYIVYGPLSNGATQLMYEGTPDTPHKGRFWELVQKYKVSILYTAPTLIRTMMKWGEDIPAGYDLGSLRLLGSVGEPINPEAWMWYREHIGGDRCPIVDTWWQTETGAIMISPLPGVTATKPGSAMTALPGVSADVVDDQGASVPDGGGGYLVLREPWPSMLRTIWGDDDRFIDTYWSRFDKMYFAGDGAKKDADGHVWLLGRVDDVMLVSGHNISTTEVESALVSHPSVAEAAVVGATDPTTGQAIVAFAIPRGSADIAGAAGEALIQELRNHVARTLGPIAKPRQIMLVAELPKTRSGKIMRRLLRDVAENRSLGDVTTLQDSTVMDLISSGMQGTKSDED; encoded by the coding sequence ATGAGCGAAGCGCTGGAGAACCTACTTCAGGAGAATCGCCGGTTCGAGCCGCCGGCCGAGCTGGCCGGGGCGGCCAACGTCACCGCGGCCGCCTACGACGAGGCAGCCGGCGACCGGCTGGCCTTCTGGGCGACCCAGGCTCGCCGGCTGCACTGGGCCAAGGAGTGGGACCAGGTGCTGGACTGGTCCAATCCGCCGTTCGCGAAGTGGTTCGTCGGCGGGCAGCTCAACGTCGCGTACAACTGTCTGGACCGGCACGTCGCGGCCGGCATCGGCGACCGGGTCGCCATCCGCTGGGAGGGCGAGCCGGGCGACACCCGCGCCATCACCTACGCCGAGTTGCACCAGATGACCTGCCAGGCGGCGAACACGCTGACCGAGCTCGGGGTGACCGCCGGCGACCGGGTGGCGATCTACCTGCCGATGATCCCGGAGGCGGCGGTCGCGATGCTGGCCTGCGCCCGGATCGGTGCCACCCACAACGTGGTGTTCGGCGGTTTCTCCGTCGACGCGCTCTCCAGCCGGGTACAGGACGCCAGCGCCAAGGTGATCATCACGGCGGATGGTGGCTACCGGCGGGGCAAGCCGTCTGCGCTGAAGCCGACCGTCGACGAGGCGGTCGCCAAGTGCCCGACCGTCGAGCACGTGCTGGTGGTCCGCCGTACCGGCGAGGAGGTCGCCTGGACGGACAAGGACCACTGGTGGCACGAGACGGTGGAGAAGGCCGACACCGCGCACGAGGCACAGCCGTTCGACGCCGAGCAGCCGCTGTTCATCCTCTACACCAGCGGCACGACGGCCAAGCCGAAGGGCATCCTGCACACCACCGGCGGCTACCTCACCCAGGCGTCGTTCACCCACCACGCGGTCTTCGACCTCAAGCCGGAGACCGACGTCTACTGGTGCACCGCCGACATCGGCTGGGTCACCGGGCACTCGTACATCGTGTACGGGCCGCTGTCCAACGGCGCCACCCAGCTGATGTACGAGGGCACCCCGGACACCCCGCACAAGGGCCGGTTCTGGGAATTGGTGCAGAAGTACAAGGTCAGCATCCTGTACACCGCGCCGACGCTGATCCGCACCATGATGAAGTGGGGCGAGGACATCCCGGCCGGGTACGACCTGGGTTCGCTGCGGCTGCTCGGCAGCGTCGGCGAGCCGATCAACCCGGAGGCCTGGATGTGGTACCGGGAGCACATCGGTGGTGACCGGTGCCCGATCGTGGACACCTGGTGGCAGACCGAGACCGGGGCGATCATGATCTCGCCGCTGCCCGGGGTGACCGCCACCAAGCCGGGTAGCGCCATGACGGCGTTGCCGGGCGTCAGCGCCGACGTGGTCGACGACCAGGGCGCCTCGGTGCCCGACGGTGGCGGCGGCTACCTGGTGCTGCGCGAGCCGTGGCCGTCGATGCTGCGCACCATCTGGGGCGACGACGACCGGTTCATCGACACCTACTGGTCCCGCTTCGACAAGATGTACTTCGCCGGTGACGGGGCGAAGAAGGACGCCGACGGCCACGTCTGGCTGCTCGGTCGGGTCGACGACGTGATGCTGGTGTCCGGCCACAACATCTCCACCACCGAGGTCGAGTCGGCCCTGGTGTCGCATCCTTCGGTGGCGGAGGCGGCGGTGGTCGGCGCGACGGACCCGACCACCGGTCAGGCGATCGTCGCGTTCGCCATCCCGCGCGGCAGCGCCGACATCGCCGGCGCGGCCGGCGAGGCGTTGATCCAGGAGCTGCGCAACCACGTCGCCCGTACCCTCGGGCCGATCGCCAAGCCACGGCAGATCATGCTGGTCGCGGAGCTACCGAAGACCCGCTCCGGCAAGATCATGCGCCGGCTGCTGCGCGACGTCGCCGAGAACCGTTCCCTCGGTGACGTGACCACCCTGCAGGACTCCACGGTGATGGACCTGATCTCGTCCGGGATGCAGGGCACCAAGTCCGACGAGGACTGA
- a CDS encoding oxidoreductase, translated as MTDADPLAPLLDLADVAPALRRARDQVDAALRHRALRRHGGQVAAEISLRSAVASAALDGHPYPLADVRAGTVTDPAVQGALRVAEAVPALADRWPLAPRQILARLHVLAARDMVGADSLGRPGGVPGVANRIDALSALVAGGTSVPALVVAAVVHAELVTLRPFAGPNGVVARAAGRLTLVAAGVDPRGLLAVEVGHREREPEYVGSAGAFATGTPDGIRSWLRHYLTAVELGAQQLTGVADEVLAAA; from the coding sequence GTGACCGACGCCGATCCGCTTGCGCCGCTGCTCGACCTCGCCGACGTGGCACCGGCCCTGCGCCGTGCCCGGGACCAGGTCGACGCGGCGCTGCGGCACCGGGCGTTGCGTCGACACGGCGGGCAGGTCGCCGCGGAGATCAGCCTGCGGTCGGCGGTGGCCAGCGCGGCGCTGGACGGCCACCCCTACCCGCTGGCGGACGTACGGGCCGGCACGGTGACCGACCCCGCCGTACAGGGGGCGCTGCGGGTGGCCGAGGCGGTGCCGGCGTTGGCCGACCGCTGGCCGCTCGCGCCGCGCCAGATCCTCGCCCGGCTGCACGTACTCGCCGCCCGCGACATGGTCGGTGCGGACAGCCTCGGGCGACCCGGCGGGGTGCCGGGCGTCGCGAACCGGATCGACGCCCTGTCGGCGTTGGTCGCCGGCGGCACCTCGGTGCCGGCGCTGGTGGTCGCGGCGGTGGTGCACGCCGAGCTGGTGACGCTGCGGCCGTTCGCCGGGCCGAACGGGGTGGTGGCCCGCGCCGCCGGGCGGCTCACCCTGGTCGCGGCCGGGGTCGACCCCCGTGGGTTGCTCGCCGTCGAGGTCGGCCACCGCGAGCGGGAGCCGGAGTACGTCGGCTCGGCGGGCGCGTTCGCGACCGGTACGCCGGACGGCATCCGGTCCTGGCTGCGGCACTACCTGACGGCGGTGGAGCTGGGGGCGCAGCAGTTGACCGGGGTCGCCGACGAGGTGCTCGCCGCCGCCTGA
- a CDS encoding HAD family hydrolase, protein MRVVGRSAAFFDLDKTVIAKSSALAFGRPFYRDGLITRRDVVKSAYAQLMFRLGGTDEQTMARTRDYLATLCKGWQVDQVSQIVAETLHELINPYVYAEAAALIEEHQGAGRDIVLVSASGEEMVRPIGELLGVTDVIATRMAVENGRYSGEIEFYAAGPAKATGITELAELRGYDLAECYAYSDSYTDVPMLECVGHPTAVNPDRQLRKLATEQGWPVLAFRHPVPLGRRLRDRPAVPVAAAALSVGVGVAIGIAWYGRHRRARASSS, encoded by the coding sequence TTGCGCGTCGTGGGCCGCAGCGCCGCTTTTTTCGATCTCGACAAGACCGTCATCGCCAAGTCCAGCGCCTTGGCGTTCGGCCGGCCGTTCTACCGCGATGGGCTGATCACCAGGCGGGACGTCGTCAAATCGGCGTACGCGCAGCTGATGTTCCGGCTCGGCGGCACCGACGAGCAGACGATGGCCCGGACCCGGGACTACCTCGCCACGCTCTGCAAGGGCTGGCAGGTGGATCAGGTCAGCCAGATCGTGGCCGAGACCCTGCACGAGCTGATCAACCCGTACGTCTACGCGGAGGCGGCGGCGCTGATCGAGGAACACCAGGGCGCGGGGCGCGACATCGTGCTGGTGTCGGCCTCCGGCGAGGAGATGGTGCGCCCGATCGGCGAGCTGCTCGGAGTCACCGACGTGATCGCCACCCGGATGGCGGTGGAGAACGGTCGATACAGCGGAGAAATCGAATTCTATGCCGCCGGCCCGGCCAAGGCCACCGGCATCACCGAGCTGGCTGAGCTGCGCGGATACGACCTGGCCGAGTGCTACGCCTATTCCGATTCCTACACCGACGTACCGATGCTCGAATGCGTCGGCCACCCCACCGCGGTCAACCCGGACCGGCAGTTGCGCAAGCTCGCCACCGAGCAGGGTTGGCCGGTCCTGGCGTTCCGCCACCCGGTGCCGCTCGGTCGGCGGCTGCGTGACCGGCCGGCCGTGCCGGTCGCGGCCGCCGCGCTGAGCGTCGGTGTCGGGGTGGCCATCGGGATCGCCTGGTACGGACGCCACCGGCGGGCCAGAGCCAGCTCGAGCTGA
- the ssd gene encoding septum site-determining protein Ssd — protein MPPPRTDTPQSRRLPLVVTADEGLLDDLLRLAALGGTDVDLAADPVAARSRHSGAPLVLVGVDQAAAYLRARLPRRPRLVLVGRADQDQPWQVAELLGAEHVAILPAAEPWLVDRFTDLHAGDRVPAVAIGVVGGRGGAGASVLAGGLAVTAARRGLRSLLIDADPLGGGLDLVLGWEQLDGLRWPALADSDGRLDPAALAGALPSRGDLGLLSWDRGAPLPLPASTMTAAIDAARRERDLIVLDLPRRADDAAIAAMHAADQIFVLVPAELRATAAAARVVAGIQGHCPNLSLVVRGPAPGRLSAREIARSLSLPLAGALQSEPRISRGLERGDAPGSSGSGALAELCHRIVAGLADRAAAS, from the coding sequence ATGCCGCCGCCCCGCACCGACACGCCCCAATCCCGACGCCTGCCGCTGGTCGTCACCGCCGACGAAGGTCTCCTCGACGACCTGCTGCGGCTGGCCGCGCTCGGCGGCACCGATGTCGACCTGGCCGCCGACCCGGTCGCCGCCCGGTCCCGACACAGCGGTGCACCGTTGGTCCTGGTCGGCGTCGACCAGGCCGCCGCCTACCTGCGGGCCCGGCTGCCCCGCCGGCCCCGGCTGGTCCTGGTCGGCCGGGCCGACCAGGACCAGCCCTGGCAGGTCGCGGAGCTGCTCGGCGCGGAGCACGTCGCGATCCTGCCGGCGGCCGAGCCGTGGCTGGTCGACCGGTTCACCGACCTGCACGCCGGCGATCGGGTGCCAGCCGTGGCCATCGGCGTGGTGGGCGGCCGGGGCGGTGCCGGGGCCAGCGTGCTGGCCGGCGGGCTCGCCGTCACCGCCGCCCGTCGCGGGCTGCGTAGCCTGCTGATCGACGCCGACCCGCTCGGCGGCGGGCTTGACCTGGTGCTCGGCTGGGAGCAGCTCGACGGGCTGCGCTGGCCGGCGTTGGCCGACAGCGACGGGCGGCTCGACCCGGCCGCCCTGGCCGGGGCGCTGCCCTCCCGAGGCGACCTGGGCCTGCTCAGCTGGGATCGCGGTGCGCCGCTGCCGCTGCCCGCCAGCACCATGACGGCCGCGATCGACGCCGCCCGCCGGGAGCGCGACCTGATCGTGCTGGACCTGCCCCGGCGGGCGGACGACGCCGCCATCGCTGCCATGCACGCTGCCGATCAGATCTTCGTGCTGGTTCCGGCCGAGTTGCGGGCCACCGCTGCGGCGGCCCGGGTCGTCGCCGGCATCCAGGGGCACTGCCCGAACCTGTCGCTGGTCGTGCGCGGCCCAGCACCGGGGCGGCTCAGCGCCCGGGAGATCGCGCGGTCGCTCAGTCTGCCGTTGGCCGGGGCGCTGCAGTCCGAACCACGGATCAGCCGTGGGTTGGAGCGCGGCGACGCGCCCGGCTCTTCGGGCAGCGGGGCGCTCGCCGAACTGTGTCACCGGATCGTCGCCGGGCTGGCGGACCGGGCGGCGGCATCGTGA